gctattaactgcgtacttggaagaagtattcaagctattgaactgggaaggtttaggagtaaggattgctggcgaatacttcagcaaccttcggtttgccgatgacattgttgtattcagcaacactgcagatgagttacaataaatgattgagaaccttaaaagggagagtgtaagagtggcgttgaagattaatatgcagaagaaaaagataatgatgaataactgggcaagggaaggagaattcaggatcgcaagtcagcctctagagtctgtgaaggagtacatttacctaggtcaactaatcacagggaaccccgaccatgagaaggaaattcagagaaggataaaaatgggttggatcgcatacagcaaacattgtgagctcctgactggaagcttaccgttatcattgaaaaggaaggtatacaatcaatacaatacaatacaggcattttacctgtgctaacatatggggcagaaatttggagactgacaaagaagcttgagaacaagttaaggaccgtgcaaagagcaatgcaacgaagaatgctagggataactttaagagacagaaaaagagcggtttggatcggagCGCAAACGGGTAccgacaatattctaattgacattaagagaaaaacatggcactgggcaggtcatgtaatgcgcagattaagTAACCGTTGTACCATTAGGGCAAcacaatgggtaccaagagaagggaagcacagtagaggacggcagaagactaagtggtgcaacgaaatgaggaaatttgcgggtgctagttggaatcggttggcacaggtcaggtgtaattggagatcgcaaggagagaccttcgtcctgcagtggacataaaataggctgatgataatgatgatgctaCAATCCAACTATTTGCTTTTCCATTTTGTGAAATTCAGAGCCTGGCAAATTCTTAATATTCCAATTGGGCTAAAAACATAAAATACTGAATTTccaagcacacatatatactatATAAGGTTATTGCAATGAAACACACCAGCCggaatattttttttccattttacaAATAGTGGGTTTTTATTAAGTTTAAAGAAATGCAGGCCAGAAATATTTTGGGCGAGAAAGTTTTTTTTGGACACCTGATGGCCATCTGAATTTACAAAACAGTGGGAAACCGTATGTCAGGAAAAATGTTGGCAAAAATAAAGTGCTAAGTGCATTGTTGCGAGACTTTCATTTTTGTAATGAATGGAAATTGTGCTTCCACTAAAAACAATTCcagacaactttttttttgtttaacatGCAGTTAAAAATGGCCAATTATGGCATTTTTAAAAGAAATTATTCACGAACATCGTTGCAGAAGGAAACCTGAAACTACTTTTCTAGAACTCTCCCCACAGTGTACTATCTATTGAAGTTTTATTTGCATGTGGATATTGTACACAGGCTCCAAAAGACAAACCTGAATTTGGGAAAAATGCCAATCTGGCCTATGTTCAGATCTCAGTAACAGACTGAGGTGGTctacaaaaaaatgcaatgttaAGCGAGTATCATATCATAAAGGATAACTCGCAGTACAGAAGTATAAACAAACAAATTTTTGAAGTCGAGAAACTCCACTGCAATATTTCAGTTCACAGTTTGACTTCCTTTCATAGCATCTTAGCAGGAAATACAAACGAAAGTGACGCACATggtgttaaaggggccctgcactCCAATGCATGTTTTTATTCGACATTTGCTTACTATAGGACTTGATAATGCCTACAGTGCCAGTGAAAATGCCAATACCAGAGAATTTGATAACTTAATTTTCTTCTGAAATTAGTTTTTGCACTGCAGTAATGCAGCATCAAAAATAATTTTCGGCAGCGGATGTGATCAACAACTTATGCTGTTCATTTTTGATTGATTGGGCATGAAGAATATATTGTGTGCTGATGCTACACATATAATGACAACATTAAAAATAAAAGCATTATTATCCTTTTTAAAGCTACCAAGAGGCCACACATTTGTGCAATAAAAATTAGATTAGTTTGTAACTGATACTAGGTGTGCTGTCCAACAGTTTACACTCGAAATACAATGAAAAAATACGCATTTGCACGTAGCATGTAATGAACAGTGTGTAAAGTTCATTCCGTATATTATTTACAAGCATCCAATGGCTAGTCATCAAATTTACTGTGCGTGAGAAGATGGGTTTTCAGGCACCTTAGATGGCACCACCATATCAAGCAAGGTTATGAGGGGAAGGGCTACAATGGGAAAACTTCCGGTAACTTGTGATGCAAGACGCATTTTGTTTAGAAGCAGCATGAGTCCTTAGTGGGCAAGTGAAATGCGAAAAGGTATGCCTCTTTAAtcctgtctgcttttattttgaATTTGGAACTTGAAAAACCTGTTTGGCCGCTTCAATTATcgtaattctttttttattccccTCAGGATAACACAAGGAACACACAGTGATGCAGAACTTAGCTAGTATAAAATGGTCGCAGGGCCTCTTTAAAATGCAGGAGCTGCCTTCTCTGCGTAAAACCCAGAGGGATTTTTGCAGAACACCTGATTTACAGTTCTTACAACTGAATTCTTGGTGTATACTTGATAAACCACATTTTTCAATGTGACTTCCATCTACACACACGAATGCTAAAACATACAATTATATAAAAAATTAGGCTCCAATAAAGACACAGTAGCCAAGTTCATATACAGAAAAATATTGCAATAAGCAAATGTAGACCTTATGGCCGTAAAGCCCACAATACAGAGAAACATTACCAATGTCCAGCAAATCGCATCAGGGAAAAGGCTGCAAACCTTCAGCTTTATAGTCTCTAAGAGGCCAGTGCAGTTCATTCAGGCTTGGCAGCTCTTGCCACTGCCTCCAGTGCCATGAGTCACATAAGTCAGGTTGCATCGCTTCAGGCTGTGCTGCTTGGCTACCATCTACAGAGCCTCGCATAAACACTGTCACTGCATGATAGCCTGCAGTCTGCTCCACAGTGTCTACAACAGAACACACTGACAAATCGCGAACATGTATTGCTGTACTTTCAAAAACCTCTCTACATGCTGCGTCTTCCCATGTCTCTCCAAATTCAATTTCTCCACAAGGAACCTGGTACAAGCCTCCACCAAGAAAGTTCTTGCGCTTCCCGAGAATGACTCGCCCTGGTTTTGACTTGTCCAGAACAAAGACTGCAACTTGAGCAAATGGTCGTTGCTGCACCTTTCGTGGCTGTTTCTTCCGATATTTTGACCACACTGAGCACAGCACTTTTTCAATCAGACCTTCTGGCTTTCGGCAATACCGCTCATGCTGAAATTTCACAAGAGAACCCACTAAAAGTGCGGTGTCCTCCGTATTCAGCAGTTCTGCTTCTTGAAACAATAGCTCCTGGACACCTGCAAACAATTTCTCCAAGGTTTCTTTGCGTTTCTCTAACAACTTCAGCTCACTTTTAAATTCTGCACAAAGTAGCATGTATTTCTGCAGAGGAGTTTCTTTGGCAGATGGCGCAAGGCGCCGGGTTAGCAATATAGGTTGTTTTCGCTGCAGATGGCCTATTTGTTGTCTTCTGTGCGGAGCACCAGACACAACCTTCAGCGGCACTGCTGCCGCTACTGTTGCGTGGGGTTGAGCATGCGTCACGGCTGTTGGCGGCAGTTCAGCTGTATCTACATCATTTGTGCCAGAAAGGTCCATGCTGTTGTTAGACGTCGTCCTCTCAATCGACTCAGAACCCTCGGCTGACGTTCGCAGTGCTGCTTGTGAACCTTCACTTGGCGAATTTTTCAATCTGGTAACTCCTTGCGGCACAACCCTTAGTACAGTGGGCGACTTCGCTTTAAGAGGCTGCTTAATGACACACGGCGATACAGTTAAATAGTCGTGGTCCATTTCCAAGTGTTGGAAATTGACAGGCGTAAAGACAGTCGGTACAGCGTCGGGTTTTAAACGGCGGGAGCCATCGTTTAATTCAAACTGGGTCGCGTCGAAGTGCGTTCTGCACAAATAGTTACTATGGCACACATCTGCCACAGGTTTTGCAGACAGTGCATAGTTTCCACAGTTTTCTATCCACTGCCTACAGCGTTTGGCGTCCTCTGGGAACCTGTAGAAGTGGAGATCCTTTATGACACTGCCAGAGCCGTTAGCACAGCACGTGTTGGATGCACAGTAGATTTGTCGGTCACTGGTCGCTAGTACTGGCTCGCACTCATCGTCGTTACAAGCCATTAGTAGAATCCTGGCACCCACCAACAACACACAGCAAAACGGCGCGCGACAAAACTTCTTACTGCGCTCGTTCAGCTTGCACCTCCCGTACCCTACTGTACCATATGTACTGGACAGAGCCCCACAGAGCGCCCTTGTGTTTTTGCCGTTTTGCGCTAGGCGGCAGCAGTGGTAatttaggcactactggcctccttgaagcccttgggttcagcgtgAGCAGTGGTCTAAAGCAGGTATATAGTGCGCCATAGAGTTTGAActagtcatagagtttctcactgtgTATTACCCTGAGAAATTCtatggggaaagtaaacatgatATTAATAAGAGACGAttgaaagattggtggaagaaaggtTGGGAAACGACAAGAAGCAGatgcgtacaaaaacaaagttcacaagagggggtcagaaaatttgattATGGAAATTCATAGTGGGTTtattactcaaatgatattgcgcaacaaaaaaaaaacgacacggatgtaagagaagacgacacaccaagcgctggTAATGAATTACCAACTTGCCAGGAATGCTGCTCTCAtagtggccttttttttttttttaacctaggtagggtaTTAAACAGTTTAATAGCAAtagcttggtgacgcaacccaccgccccgttccaaacgggacgctcataacattcatccaccTACCCATCCATCCACCAATCCattcatagagtttcctacaaaaaccATAGAGTTGACAAAAACTATATGAATCCATCCTTTTATTTTAGTGttttccatagagtttctcacaacgttacctagagggaaatctggcgctgcctAAAATATATGCTAGGCAGTGGTATCCAATGGTATAATGGTATGCATGGAAGGcgtcgttctcggagagacacgTGGAGaaacaggacaccttgaagactcgcttggcaagcaccgttccgtctatcacaatgattcattttctactaaaacagcacgtgaaagagggttttagctttattattacgaaaaaacatgttttgttttttgcgtgtaCAACTATATGTTCGTAAAAAGCATCAGCGGaccgctaaagttggagaacagacgacaaggttcgcgctcgctttgaaacagtttgtcgtctgttcttgctttccttctcttggtgaGTAAAGAAGCACGGCGCGTTCTAGCATAAAGCACGCAAGTGGAAGTACTGTAAATTAGTTCTATACTTTAGTTTTTaatttttctgctaggggcgctcaaCACGATAAAATATTTGTTTTATAAATGTACATAATAATGACTGAGAAACATAATTAGCATGTCATTGTTTTACAAATAAACAGGGCATTGTTTTATTGGACTTATATTATTAACGTCTGTGATTTATTACTTGAATATAGGTTTTGAGATCTCACTAAAGTGCGATAAGCAGCAGCCCGCTGGTATCAATAGCAGCCCGGGCCGTTTATCGATTCGAATTGATTGGTTCTTTATGTTGAACGGCATTCTATGGTACTGCGGTAATATTTGCGAACGGTGTGGTCAAACGACCACAGCAGCATCACCCAGGTTCGTTTTAATTTGATAACAATAGTATCTCAGCCTGTTTATGCGTCCAAGATTATATAGCCACCGCCAAGCGAACGTGAATTTTATCAGTTCCTACGTTTCAGTGGCATAACGGCTCCACGGCTTCCATCGTTAGTGATCTGCCGCGTCTGGCCGCATAATGACGTGTTGCTTGAAAAAAATAATGTACTAGATAGCGTGAAAATTCATCGTTGGAACTGAGCACAGTGTCTGGAAGCTACCCACGAAAGCGGATTAACCTTGCCACCTCTGGGCGTGTGCACCAGTGAATAAAAAAGCACTGCTTCACATCCTCAACTTTGAATTTCCTTGCATACGAGGTGGATAAAACAAATTCGTGTAGTAATTTTTTAAAAGTGGAAAATGATAAAAGTTGTAAAGTTATTGCTCTTTAAAGGCATTTCAAACgaggctcttgttattttgccacTTTGCTAAAGTTCCTAACACGAAGTACAGCGTAAATGATAAATAGTTTTGCTTATTTCTGCACAAAGGATACACTGCGATAAATTCACTACACATTAGTGGCAAATGTACATCCGGTGATAGTTAGATTAATTGTACGTGAGACATTATAAAATGACTATGTTTATTACCTAGTATTTggcagaaaaaattgtcatctaaTTGAGGCTTCATTACGCACGCTCCGCACAAAGACACCATTGAACGAAATGCTCACAAAAAACAgtgttgtgtgtgcatgtgtgcttttttgtCATGGAGTGTTTCGTGCAGTATTCTTAGTCATGCATGGATCACAAACTCACTCACACACCATAGTAATTGAGGCCCTTTCTTCTTTCGACTCCAGCCTCCAAGACGCTGCTGATATTTGCTGATCCCTTTTACTCTATAGTCTCTGGACATACTAGACAGCAGTGAATGTGTCACCACTGGAAGTAACATCAAGGAGCCAAAGTCCTCACgaggtatgtttctgaacacttcaactgGAACCATAATTTGTTGATTTGTTTGACTAACTTCTGCTTCACAAttttttgcttgcatgtttgtgatggcttcatcatttctcttttcaggaagaccgacaaaagagagattattggtCTGCAAGCTGCCCATGCCAAGCCATAAGAAGTTCAATGGTCACTGTAATGACAACAGGTCCTTTTGAGTtgtgcctcaccatgaaatgtttgcaagtttgcCAGCTAGAGGGGTGTGAGCCCTACCAGGAAAGCAGTAGCCTATAGTTTTGTATCATACTGAGCGGGAATGCTAGAATTTTGCATACAGGCTTACTTGTATTTAAGGGCATTTTATGACAACTAGAGAAGTAACATGTTTAGTGCCAGCTTGTTTCTTTTCTATTCCTTATAGCCATGATGACCAGAACAGAAACAATGAGCAAACTTGCTAAAGCACAAGCTCTGtcatctgctctttgcaaatcagcTTGACGGGCATTTCCACCAGGTATCACATGCTCACTCAACAATTTGTTACATGAAAATGCACAGAATCTTAAAACGATCAGATGCACCCAATGCAATTTTGAGGAAATGCTATTTCATGTTGACTGAAACTCTGGTAGTCACTGctcatttaattttttatttgaaATACCCTCATGGCCATATGACACAAAAGAAAGGAGTGGTTACCAAGAAGTAGagtaaagcaaacaaacaagtgcAGCGAGTTCTGGTAATATAATAATTATCCTGATTATATAATATTATCTACAGCTTTGCAAGAAGTTCATCGGTGACTGCTACGATACTTGAGGGAAGGTGGGGAGATTCCTGGGGGGATGTACGGGAAATCAAAATTGAAAGAAAGACTTCATATAACATGAATTAATTCGTACCTTACTGTGATGGTCGACGCGGTTTAAAATGTACTGAGACCACAGTATGAAGTCGACGTGAAGTGTCATGTGATGGAAAATTTTAGCAAAATAGCGAAAGACGGGCGACTTTACGGCGGTTAGCTACTGGAACAAGCGCTAGGTTAGTTTTCATTGCCTTCCgcgtaaaagtcggcaatgtactgtcacgtccttttatacaggaaactggtgtaccccagggaggcgtgctcagctgcacactttttattgttaagatgacaacactttgagcttcattaccaccggccattttttattccatctacgtggatgacattcaaataggtttcaaatcctgtaacctcgcagtgtgcgagagaaaggtacagcttggcttgaacaaagtgCGAAAGTTTGCAGAGAAAAATTTATTTAAACTAcctcacaaaagttcttgtgttctttttacaagaaagagtaGCCTGGTTCCGggtccttgcttagaactgtctggacaacaaatacctgtcaacaaagagcacaaatttctggGTATACTTTACTATACGcacactttcattccacacattaaatatcttaaagaaaatgtctaaaaacaatgaacttaagtAAACTAAAACTACCGATGTAGTCTGTCACTAcccccagactacatggggtagtgacagaagtgtttaatgaatctctaCAAAAGCCTAATTCGgtcacgattggattatggtgccgtagtatataattctgctgccccgagcgcgctaaagatgctagatcctgtccaccgtctacgtatccgcttagccactggcgctttcagaacaagcctgattgaaagcttatatgccgaatcgaatgagtggtcactccacctgcagagatcatacatcagcttcacatatttccttaaagttcACTCTAATCTTGAACATTCATGTTTTTACCGTTACTGATATGACGTGGGCTACACTTTTCCACAATCGTCtttctgtaagacagcctttctcgctgcgtgttaaggagcttagcgatgaaatgcatgtctcACTCCTCGAG
This Dermacentor albipictus isolate Rhodes 1998 colony chromosome 1, USDA_Dalb.pri_finalv2, whole genome shotgun sequence DNA region includes the following protein-coding sequences:
- the LOC135901255 gene encoding uncharacterized protein codes for the protein MACNDDECEPVLATSDRQIYCASNTCCANGSGSVIKDLHFYRFPEDAKRCRQWIENCGNYALSAKPVADVCHSNYLCRTHFDATQFELNDGSRRLKPDAVPTVFTPVNFQHLEMDHDYLTVSPCVIKQPLKAKSPTVLRVVPQGVTRLKNSPSEGSQAALRTSAEGSESIERTTSNNSMDLSGTNDVDTAELPPTAVTHAQPHATVAAAVPLKVVSGAPHRRQQIGHLQRKQPILLTRRLAPSAKETPLQKYMLLCAEFKSELKLLEKRKETLEKLFAGVQELLFQEAELLNTEDTALLVGSLVKFQHERYCRKPEGLIEKVLCSVWSKYRKKQPRKVQQRPFAQVAVFVLDKSKPGRVILGKRKNFLGGGLYQVPCGEIEFGETWEDAACREVFESTAIHVRDLSVCSVVDTVEQTAGYHAVTVFMRGSVDGSQAAQPEAMQPDLCDSWHWRQWQELPSLNELHWPLRDYKAEGLQPFP